The proteins below are encoded in one region of Candidatus Rokuibacteriota bacterium:
- a CDS encoding TetR/AcrR family transcriptional regulator — protein MAPEPLAPWREKKRRHILEVASRIFSAHNYHAVSMDQVARRARVGKGTLYRYFDSKEDLYLALLDSALLLLTERLEEEEKAALPPDQTLARMVGAIVHTFSEHLASFRILNGDEARLMVRKRELFQARRRHIAMLLGRVLEKGAAGGVFRAVDPTATPSLLIGMVWAAVLNHSEEVPPEALAALIVDVFFRGTLGPGSGAQ, from the coding sequence ATGGCTCCAGAGCCCCTCGCCCCGTGGCGCGAAAAGAAGCGCCGGCACATCCTGGAGGTCGCCTCCCGGATCTTCTCGGCCCACAACTACCACGCGGTCAGCATGGACCAGGTGGCCCGCCGGGCCCGGGTCGGCAAGGGCACCCTCTACCGCTACTTCGATTCCAAGGAGGACCTCTACCTCGCGCTGCTCGACTCAGCGCTCCTCCTCCTGACCGAGCGGCTCGAGGAGGAGGAGAAGGCCGCCTTGCCTCCTGACCAGACCCTCGCCCGAATGGTGGGCGCCATCGTCCATACCTTCAGCGAGCACCTGGCCTCTTTCCGGATCCTGAACGGCGACGAGGCCCGGCTGATGGTGAGGAAGCGTGAGCTGTTCCAGGCCCGGCGGCGGCACATCGCGATGCTGCTCGGCCGGGTCCTGGAGAAAGGCGCGGCCGGCGGCGTATTCAGGGCCGTGGACCCGACCGCGACCCCTTCCCTCCTGATCGGAATGGTCTGGGCCGCCGTGCTCAACCACTCGGAGGAAGTGCCCCCGGAGGCCCTCGCGGCTCTCATCGTTGACGTCTTCTTCCGCGGCACGCTGGGCCCGGGGAGCGGAGCCCAGTAG
- a CDS encoding efflux RND transporter periplasmic adaptor subunit gives MAFLRRHRLGAVLLILTIVVGGLVAFRLKNQQAQSVPRPQFEVVVGVAAPVLKDVEVKLAYTADVLPNKQVAIFSKVSGYIRRIGVERGDLVKPGQLLVEIEDDELQAAAEQARASVATAEANLRVAESNTVAARAAVLSQEANLVRAKAVQENDWRNYQRHQDLLDRGLISAMERDNARTAAESSKASLAAADAQLAVARSQVETQESQVHLARAQLDRERAALKIAQTNLDNARITAPFAGYISQRNLDPGASVNAQAAGTNIASVGILILQNIDTVKVQVEIQERDISLVGVGSTARVLVDAYPGKVFSAGATRAVHALDPRTRTMGLEMEIQNPNHLLKPGMYARVELLVTTHPGALLVPGEAVRFEDGGPVLYLVQDGTVVRRPVAVGVSEGTLVEVTQGLSGNEAVIVEGKELVRDGQKVRTVPVK, from the coding sequence ATGGCGTTCCTCCGCAGACACCGCCTGGGCGCGGTTCTCCTGATCCTCACCATCGTGGTCGGGGGGCTCGTGGCCTTCCGTCTCAAAAATCAGCAGGCGCAGTCGGTCCCCCGCCCTCAGTTCGAGGTGGTCGTCGGGGTGGCGGCGCCCGTCCTGAAGGACGTCGAGGTCAAACTGGCCTACACCGCCGACGTGCTCCCGAACAAGCAGGTCGCGATTTTCTCCAAGGTGAGCGGCTACATCCGGAGGATCGGTGTCGAGCGAGGAGATCTCGTGAAGCCAGGGCAACTCCTGGTTGAGATCGAGGACGACGAGCTCCAGGCTGCCGCCGAGCAGGCCAGGGCCTCGGTGGCGACAGCCGAGGCGAACCTCCGGGTGGCCGAGTCGAACACGGTCGCCGCGCGGGCGGCAGTGCTCAGCCAGGAGGCCAACCTGGTGCGGGCGAAGGCTGTCCAGGAAAACGACTGGCGCAACTACCAGCGGCATCAGGACCTCCTGGACCGGGGGCTGATCTCAGCCATGGAGCGCGACAACGCCCGCACCGCCGCCGAGTCCTCCAAAGCCTCACTGGCTGCGGCCGATGCCCAGCTGGCCGTGGCGCGGAGCCAGGTCGAGACTCAGGAGAGCCAGGTCCATCTGGCCCGGGCCCAGCTCGACCGTGAACGCGCGGCCCTCAAGATCGCCCAGACCAACCTGGACAACGCCCGCATCACTGCGCCCTTCGCCGGGTACATCTCCCAGCGCAACCTGGACCCGGGCGCGTCGGTCAACGCCCAGGCCGCCGGCACCAACATCGCTTCTGTGGGAATCCTCATTCTCCAGAACATCGACACCGTCAAAGTCCAGGTGGAAATCCAGGAGCGCGACATCTCCCTGGTCGGGGTGGGCTCGACGGCCCGGGTCCTGGTGGACGCCTACCCGGGCAAGGTCTTCTCTGCAGGCGCGACGCGCGCCGTCCACGCCCTGGATCCCCGGACCCGCACCATGGGGCTCGAGATGGAGATCCAGAACCCGAACCACCTGCTCAAGCCCGGCATGTACGCTCGTGTGGAGCTCCTGGTGACCACCCACCCGGGAGCCCTCCTGGTCCCCGGGGAGGCGGTCAGGTTTGAGGACGGTGGGCCGGTGCTCTACCTGGTCCAGGACGGCACCGTGGTGCGCCGACCGGTGGCGGTGGGAGTCAGCGAAGGGACGCTGGTCGAGGTCACCCAGGGGCTCTCCGGCAACGAGGCGGTGATCGTCGAGGGCAAGGAGCTGGTTCGCGACGGCCAGAAGGTCCGCACCGTGCCCGTAAAGTAA
- a CDS encoding efflux RND transporter permease subunit, protein MWLTLLALRNAIAVLMASVATALLGWVALTRLPIDLFPNINLPIINIGTTYTGAGVPDVEKTVTYPIEKAVSAVSDVRFVESKSRQGLSTVRVWFNWGADITAGQTEVIQRIQQILNTLPAGIKQPFILRFDLSNIPVCLITVSGGGLDEKQLYDLAYNTVEPQIERLPGVASASVDGGKVRQITVNLNRDLLYAKGISVLDVVRAVNDSNFLLPSGEIKIGRTDYNIFTNNQFRIIQPMESIVVARPGAVPIHIKDLGYVVDSHETQTSVVRVNGERAVFLRVNKQPGANTVGVVDAVRDLMPKLLGIPRGVNLNLTFDQSLYIRQAIESLWREAIQGAALAFLVIFVFLRSLVSTLIISIAIPLSILLTFISMYFLNQTLNVFTLGGLALAVGRLVDDSIVELENINRHLNMAGTSRRQAVLDAAREVAMPIFVATITTIVVFLPTIFLEGQTKLLFIPLTFTISFSLFGSFLVSRTVTPLLSLYWLKPVRDVPPGSTQLRDRVFGWSQRFFDGLDARYQGVLEWALRHRRTVVISTLAAFLASLTLVATPYLGLPPLIGTEFFPRSDESQFRIIVRAPIGTRVEETERIVKRMEEIVRASLKPDEYKAIVSNVGIPQGRSAVFTANTGPHSAQVQVYLATPDQRTRSDRAIVNALRSKFDSQFPGTTYHFNLGGIVSRVLSFGAGNPIEVEQLGYDLPTAQALSREVARVMRESAGVADVNISREENYPQFEVMVDRQKAAAAGLSQRDIAQATLFSLNSNARVNPSIFTDPATGNQYNVVVQLDEPFRSTKEDLEKLFVTINGKPVQISTIAEIRQSTGPVEIERKYQQRLVRISANPVGRDLGSISEDLEAKLTQMPLPPGFTLKLGGQTEQQREAFGSLFFTSLLALILVYMVLASQFRSLMDPFLIMFSVPMGLIGVLWALFLTNTTLSTTSFMGIIMMVGIVVSNGVLLVEYTNELRRRGVPLHEAVPLAGRTRLRPILMTTLTTVVGLLPMALAFGVGTEANAPLARAVIGGLLVSTFFTLVLIPTLYAMVEERFPRTIWSQVEGDRA, encoded by the coding sequence ATGTGGCTCACCCTCCTCGCGCTCCGGAACGCCATCGCAGTCTTGATGGCCTCGGTCGCCACCGCCCTCCTGGGGTGGGTGGCCCTGACCCGTCTGCCCATCGATCTCTTCCCCAACATCAACCTCCCCATCATCAACATCGGCACAACCTACACCGGCGCGGGCGTGCCCGATGTGGAGAAAACCGTCACCTACCCCATCGAGAAGGCCGTCAGCGCGGTGAGCGACGTCCGGTTCGTCGAGTCCAAATCCCGCCAGGGGCTCTCGACGGTGCGGGTCTGGTTCAACTGGGGCGCCGACATCACCGCGGGCCAGACCGAGGTCATCCAGCGGATCCAGCAGATCCTCAACACGCTCCCGGCCGGAATCAAGCAGCCGTTCATCCTGCGTTTCGACCTCTCCAACATCCCCGTCTGCCTGATCACGGTCTCGGGCGGCGGGCTGGACGAAAAACAGCTCTACGACCTCGCCTACAACACCGTGGAGCCCCAGATCGAGCGGCTGCCCGGGGTCGCCTCGGCGTCGGTGGACGGCGGCAAGGTTCGTCAGATCACGGTCAACCTGAACCGGGACCTCCTCTACGCCAAGGGGATCTCGGTCCTGGACGTGGTCCGCGCTGTCAACGACTCCAACTTCCTCCTCCCCTCCGGGGAGATCAAGATCGGCAGGACCGACTACAACATCTTCACGAACAACCAGTTCCGGATCATCCAGCCGATGGAGTCGATCGTGGTGGCCCGTCCCGGCGCCGTGCCGATCCACATCAAGGACCTAGGCTACGTCGTGGACTCCCACGAAACCCAGACCTCGGTCGTCCGGGTCAACGGGGAGCGGGCCGTCTTCCTCCGGGTCAACAAGCAACCGGGGGCCAACACGGTCGGGGTGGTGGACGCGGTCAGGGACCTCATGCCCAAGCTCCTCGGGATCCCCCGGGGGGTCAACCTGAACCTCACCTTCGACCAGTCCCTCTACATCCGGCAGGCCATCGAGAGCCTCTGGCGCGAGGCGATCCAGGGCGCGGCCCTGGCCTTTCTGGTGATCTTCGTGTTCCTGCGGAGCCTCGTCTCAACGCTCATCATCTCCATCGCCATCCCGCTCTCTATCCTCCTGACGTTCATCAGCATGTACTTCCTGAACCAGACCCTGAACGTGTTCACGCTGGGAGGGCTGGCGCTCGCCGTCGGGCGGCTCGTCGACGACTCGATCGTGGAGCTGGAGAACATCAACCGGCACCTGAACATGGCCGGAACGTCGCGCCGCCAGGCGGTGCTGGACGCGGCGCGGGAGGTGGCCATGCCGATCTTCGTGGCCACCATCACCACGATCGTGGTCTTCCTCCCCACGATCTTTCTGGAGGGGCAGACCAAACTCCTCTTCATCCCCCTCACGTTCACCATCTCGTTTTCGCTCTTCGGCTCCTTCCTGGTGTCGCGGACCGTCACCCCGCTCCTGTCGCTCTACTGGCTGAAGCCGGTCCGTGACGTTCCTCCCGGATCGACGCAGCTCAGGGATCGGGTCTTCGGCTGGAGCCAGCGGTTCTTCGACGGCCTGGATGCCCGTTACCAGGGCGTCCTCGAATGGGCCCTCCGGCACCGGCGCACCGTCGTGATCTCCACGCTGGCGGCCTTTCTGGCGAGCCTGACCCTGGTGGCCACTCCCTACCTCGGGCTCCCCCCGCTCATCGGCACGGAGTTCTTCCCCCGCTCGGACGAGAGCCAGTTCCGGATCATCGTCCGCGCGCCGATCGGCACGCGGGTGGAGGAGACCGAGCGGATCGTGAAGCGCATGGAGGAGATCGTCCGCGCGAGCCTGAAGCCCGACGAGTACAAGGCCATCGTGTCCAACGTGGGGATCCCGCAGGGGCGGTCCGCCGTCTTCACGGCCAACACGGGCCCGCACTCGGCGCAGGTCCAGGTCTACCTGGCCACGCCGGACCAGCGGACGCGGAGCGACCGGGCGATCGTCAACGCCCTCCGGTCGAAGTTCGACAGCCAGTTCCCCGGGACCACCTACCACTTCAACCTGGGTGGGATCGTCTCCCGCGTCCTCAGCTTCGGAGCCGGGAACCCGATCGAGGTCGAGCAGCTCGGCTACGACCTTCCCACCGCCCAGGCCCTGTCCCGGGAGGTCGCGCGGGTCATGCGGGAGAGCGCCGGGGTTGCCGACGTCAACATCTCCCGCGAGGAAAACTACCCCCAGTTCGAGGTGATGGTGGATCGCCAGAAGGCTGCGGCCGCGGGTCTCTCCCAGCGCGACATCGCTCAGGCCACGCTCTTTTCCCTGAACAGCAATGCCCGCGTGAACCCGTCCATCTTCACGGATCCCGCCACCGGGAACCAGTACAACGTCGTAGTCCAGCTCGACGAGCCGTTCCGGAGCACCAAGGAGGACCTGGAGAAGCTCTTCGTCACGATCAACGGCAAACCCGTTCAGATCTCCACGATCGCCGAGATCCGCCAATCCACGGGGCCCGTCGAGATCGAGCGGAAGTACCAGCAGCGGCTGGTGCGGATCTCGGCCAACCCGGTGGGCCGGGACCTGGGGAGCATCTCGGAGGACCTCGAGGCCAAACTGACCCAAATGCCGCTGCCGCCGGGGTTCACGCTGAAGCTCGGGGGCCAGACCGAGCAGCAGCGCGAGGCCTTCGGCAGCCTCTTCTTCACCTCCCTCCTGGCGCTCATCCTCGTGTACATGGTGCTGGCGTCCCAGTTCCGCTCCCTGATGGACCCGTTCCTGATCATGTTCTCCGTCCCCATGGGCCTCATCGGGGTCCTCTGGGCCCTGTTTCTGACCAACACCACGCTCTCCACCACGTCCTTCATGGGGATCATCATGATGGTCGGGATCGTCGTCAGCAACGGCGTGCTCCTGGTGGAGTACACCAACGAGCTCCGGCGTCGCGGCGTGCCCCTCCACGAGGCTGTGCCGCTCGCCGGCCGCACCCGCCTCCGCCCGATCTTGATGACCACGCTGACCACGGTCGTCGGCCTGCTTCCCATGGCCCTGGCGTTCGGCGTCGGGACCGAGGCCAACGCGCCCCTGGCGCGGGCGGTCATCGGCGGGCTCCTGGTCTCCACGTTCTTCACCCTGGTGCTGATCCCGACCCTGTACGCTATGGTAGAGGAGCGGTTCCCGCGCACCATATGGTCCCAGGTGGAAGGAGATCGCGCATGA
- a CDS encoding TolC family protein — translation MRHSQAVCLLLVLILAICGLLPVREADAQQPAPPPAPEKVLSLEEAIAIALATEPNIQARLRDYEAARFRIDQALAPVLPQLSGTWTANRQESEFFSGSIGGAAPRPRPLFSTNQTALVTLSQILFDFGKTFAATDVARAQAEVSRLDAETQKDLVILAVKEAYFTLLFGKRLVTVNAEAVKRAELNLRSAQGFFQVGTRPKFDVTRAEVDLANAQVTLIQARNAVSLARVALNTAMGISVVAPTEVQDILSFEAYPVDQAQLIPEALRTRFEYRRVNALVTSAEASVRQAFRNFFPDVSGAGSYGGTFRNPTSPTDDLAEIWQLSVTLSWSIFDGGNRIARYQEAKKNVEASRARVQALELSIGQEVVQAHLNLQEAQERIAAAKKAVESAQENFRLAQGRFDAGVGTIIELTDAQLALTQAQSTEAKALTDYRIAVSRLERALGRR, via the coding sequence ATGAGACACTCCCAGGCCGTCTGCCTCCTGCTGGTACTCATCCTGGCGATTTGCGGGCTCCTCCCTGTCCGGGAAGCGGATGCCCAGCAGCCCGCTCCGCCGCCAGCCCCGGAGAAGGTCCTCTCCCTGGAGGAGGCGATCGCCATCGCCCTGGCGACCGAGCCCAACATCCAGGCGCGCCTCCGCGACTACGAGGCGGCGCGCTTCCGCATCGACCAGGCGCTTGCCCCCGTCCTCCCCCAGCTCAGCGGCACCTGGACGGCCAACCGGCAGGAGAGCGAGTTTTTCTCCGGCAGCATCGGTGGAGCCGCGCCCCGTCCGAGGCCGCTCTTCAGCACCAACCAGACCGCCCTGGTCACGCTCTCCCAGATCCTCTTCGACTTCGGGAAAACCTTCGCCGCCACCGATGTCGCGCGCGCCCAGGCCGAGGTGTCGCGCCTCGACGCGGAAACCCAGAAGGACCTCGTGATCCTCGCCGTGAAGGAAGCCTATTTCACCCTCCTCTTCGGGAAGCGCCTGGTGACGGTGAACGCGGAGGCCGTGAAGCGGGCCGAGCTGAATCTTCGGAGCGCCCAGGGCTTCTTCCAGGTGGGAACGCGGCCGAAGTTCGACGTCACGCGGGCCGAGGTTGACCTGGCCAACGCCCAGGTCACGCTGATCCAGGCGCGCAACGCGGTGAGCCTGGCGCGCGTGGCGCTGAACACCGCCATGGGCATCAGCGTGGTCGCCCCGACGGAGGTCCAGGATATCCTCTCCTTCGAAGCGTACCCCGTGGACCAGGCCCAACTGATCCCCGAGGCCCTTCGGACGCGGTTCGAGTACCGGCGGGTCAACGCGCTCGTGACCTCGGCCGAGGCGTCCGTGCGCCAGGCGTTCCGGAACTTTTTCCCCGATGTCTCCGGCGCCGGCTCGTACGGAGGCACGTTCAGGAACCCCACGAGCCCGACCGACGACCTCGCCGAGATCTGGCAGCTCAGCGTCACGCTTAGCTGGTCGATCTTCGACGGCGGCAACCGCATCGCGCGCTACCAGGAAGCCAAGAAGAACGTGGAGGCGTCCCGCGCGCGTGTCCAGGCCCTCGAGCTCTCCATCGGGCAGGAAGTGGTCCAGGCGCACCTGAACCTCCAGGAAGCGCAGGAGCGGATCGCCGCGGCGAAGAAGGCCGTGGAGTCGGCCCAGGAGAACTTCCGCCTCGCCCAGGGCCGGTTCGACGCGGGCGTGGGGACCATCATCGAGCTGACCGACGCCCAGCTCGCGCTGACCCAGGCTCAGTCGACCGAGGCGAAGGCCCTGACCGACTATCGCATCGCCGTCTCCCGGCTCGAGCGTGCCCTGGGCCGGCGGTGA
- a CDS encoding PEGA domain-containing protein, whose translation MMSPRQCAVVAVLALGASLLAQAEAQVVPFYAPAPGALSTYVLVPHGSGFVYVPLDAWGNPLNLPGVLPGMPAPAVPGVPPVPATPSAPSGVDLGYLRIDVEPREAEIYVDGQRAGRAGQFAGLQGFLSLAPGTHRVDITFPGFLPLTTEVQIAPRQTYAIRGQLARDTNAPAPAPGGGGYYVVPPAGQTPTPAPQGSGYHVVPKP comes from the coding sequence ATGATGAGCCCGCGACAGTGCGCCGTGGTGGCCGTTCTCGCCCTGGGCGCTTCCCTGCTCGCCCAGGCCGAAGCCCAGGTCGTGCCGTTCTACGCGCCGGCGCCCGGAGCGTTAAGCACCTACGTGCTGGTGCCCCATGGGTCGGGATTCGTGTACGTCCCGCTCGACGCCTGGGGCAACCCCCTGAACCTGCCCGGCGTCCTCCCGGGGATGCCAGCGCCGGCAGTGCCAGGTGTCCCTCCGGTCCCGGCGACACCTTCAGCGCCGTCAGGGGTGGACCTGGGCTATCTCAGGATCGACGTCGAGCCGCGTGAGGCCGAGATTTACGTGGACGGGCAGCGGGCCGGGCGGGCGGGGCAGTTCGCAGGCCTCCAGGGATTTCTGAGCCTCGCGCCCGGAACCCACCGCGTTGACATCACTTTTCCAGGGTTCCTGCCGCTGACCACCGAGGTCCAGATCGCCCCGCGTCAGACCTACGCGATCCGGGGACAGCTCGCCCGCGACACTAACGCCCCGGCGCCCGCTCCCGGCGGAGGGGGTTATTACGTCGTCCCACCGGCGGGGCAGACGCCGACGCCCGCCCCGCAGGGAAGTGGGTATCACGTGGTCCCGAAACCGTGA